A region of Capra hircus breed San Clemente chromosome 11, ASM170441v1, whole genome shotgun sequence DNA encodes the following proteins:
- the LOC102176133 gene encoding prolyl-tRNA synthetase associated domain-containing protein 1 yields the protein MEWAVRTQAPPSCGTRVKDTACQGQDVLADSDEPQEQTVDVERTRYDLASRKRGRWTSSTAPVPPGTSASACSGRSAGSHAQFRVSRRRHEDSMAGAELRAALEQRLAALAIRTEVVEHPEVFSVEEMMPHIQHLKGAHSKNLFLKDKKKKGYWLVTVLHDRQINLNDLAKQLGVGSGNLRFADEAAMLEKLKVGQGCATPLALFCDDGDVTFVLDSAFLEGGHEKVYFHPMTNTATMGLSPEDFLTFVKNTGHDPIILNFDKN from the exons ATGGAGTGGGCTGTGAGAACGCAGGCGCCTCCCTCTTGCGGGACGCGGGTTAAGGACACTGCATGTCAGGGGCAGGATGTCCTTGCGGACTCGGACGAACCTCAGGAACAAACGGTAGATGTCGAGCGAACACGGTACGACCTCGCCTCCAGAAAACGCGGGCGCTGGACTTCCAGCACCGCCCCTGTCCCTCCAGGAACTTCCGCCTCGGCCTGCAGTGGGCGGTCCGCGGGAAGCCACGCCCAGTTCCGCGTCTCTCGCCGCCGCCACGAGGACAGCATGGCAGGCGCCGAGTTGCGGGCGGCGCTGGAGCAGCGGCTCGCCGCCCTGGCCATCCGCACAGAGGTCGTGGAGCACCCGGAG GTGTTTTCAGTTGAAGAAATGATGCCTCATATCCAGCATTTGAAAGGAGCACACAGTAAGAACTTATTTCttaaggacaaaaagaaaaaaggctatTGGCTGGTGACAGTTCTTCATGATAgacaaattaatttaaatgatCTCGCCAAGCAGTTAGGTGTTGGGAGTGGAAACCTGCGGTTTGCCGATGAAGCAGCCATGCTAGAAAAACTGAAAGTTGGCCAAGGTTGTGCCACCCCATTGGCACTCTTCTGTGATGATGGAGATGTGACGTTTGTTCTGGATTCTGCCTTTTTGGAAGGTGGACATGAAAAGGTGTACTTTCATCCAATGACCAATACTGCAACCATGGGATTGAGCCCTGAAGACTTTCTCACATTTGTGAAGAACACAGGACATGATCCCATAATACTAAACTTTGATAAAAACTAA